From a region of the Candidatus Methanoplasma cognatum genome:
- a CDS encoding DUF5050 domain-containing protein → MLYKIRTDGSDKIKLNDDRCREVKVVGDTIYYCAGEGFELYKINTDGSGKRKIGDARSKYKIMGEWIYYGNWDDDLRLYKICTDGSGRTKLNNDPVGDFTITGEWIYYRRDDDHKLYKMRTDGSGRTKLNDDWSMCIYVDDGWVYYSNWDDDLKLYKIRADGSDRTKLNDDWSEDIYTSGRWIYYRNCDDGRKLYRICTDGSLRMKLSDCYIKNLIFEDEWIYYTYGEIYKMRTDGSNNAKLCDDMSTCINVAGKWIYYNNYGQFLRLNRVCTEGSNGVQLDDNVLCDEINVAGEWVYYNAG, encoded by the coding sequence ATGCTCTATAAGATACGCACGGACGGCAGTGACAAGATTAAGCTAAATGATGATCGCTGTAGAGAGGTAAAGGTAGTCGGGGACACAATCTATTATTGCGCTGGCGAAGGCTTCGAGCTCTATAAGATAAACACAGACGGTAGCGGCAAAAGAAAGATAGGCGATGCGCGGAGCAAATACAAAATAATGGGCGAGTGGATTTATTACGGCAACTGGGATGACGATCTTAGGCTATATAAAATATGCACGGACGGTAGCGGCAGAACAAAACTGAACAACGATCCGGTTGGAGATTTCACCATAACGGGTGAGTGGATTTATTACCGCAGAGACGACGATCATAAACTCTATAAGATGCGCACGGACGGTAGCGGCAGAACAAAACTGAACGATGACTGGAGCATGTGTATATATGTAGATGATGGATGGGTTTATTACAGCAACTGGGACGATGACCTCAAGCTCTATAAGATACGTGCGGATGGCAGCGATAGGACAAAGCTGAATGATGATTGGAGCGAAGACATTTATACATCAGGAAGGTGGATATATTACAGAAATTGTGATGATGGCCGCAAGCTCTACCGGATATGCACTGACGGTAGCCTCAGAATGAAGCTCAGCGATTGCTACATTAAGAACCTTATCTTTGAGGATGAATGGATATATTATACCTATGGAGAAATCTACAAAATGCGTACTGATGGCAGTAACAATGCCAAGCTGTGCGACGACATGAGCACCTGCATCAATGTTGCTGGCAAATGGATATACTATAATAACTATGGTCAATTCCTAAGACTCAATAGGGTATGTACGGAAGGTAGCAACGGGGTGCAGCTAGATGATAATGTCTTATGTGACGAGATAAATGTGGCGGGTGAGTGGGTATACTACAATGCCGGGTAG
- a CDS encoding serine protease — protein sequence MIVILSVFIFFFHTDENSSFDLEEYMGGIVEIECGDGDRATVYGSGFIIDHDGIKVLSNAHVVMSTEGGTTKAYENIWARFFDSEQRHNLYVISYDTRKDIAVLGFYETDILCDKLVIDTNRTKFGEEIFAVGNARGYGLSVKDGIVSIPEIIIIRNGVERVCVVVSSPINEGDSGGPILNKDGKVIGMMSFRLRDDDNNIVQGMSYAIPSSEIDSYLLTVPSLNERVEIDQ from the coding sequence TTGATAGTAATTCTGTCTGTGTTTATCTTCTTTTTCCATACTGATGAAAATAGTTCATTCGACTTAGAAGAATACATGGGAGGAATTGTCGAAATAGAATGTGGTGATGGCGATAGGGCAACGGTATATGGTAGCGGGTTTATCATTGATCATGACGGGATTAAGGTTCTCTCCAATGCGCACGTGGTCATGAGCACCGAAGGCGGCACGACCAAAGCCTATGAGAATATTTGGGCACGATTTTTTGACTCGGAACAGAGACATAATCTATATGTTATTTCTTATGACACAAGGAAGGACATTGCGGTCTTAGGTTTCTATGAAACGGATATTCTGTGCGACAAACTCGTTATTGACACAAACCGTACAAAATTTGGAGAGGAGATCTTTGCAGTGGGTAATGCGAGAGGATACGGCCTGTCTGTTAAGGATGGTATTGTTTCCATACCGGAGATTATCATCATACGAAACGGCGTAGAAAGAGTGTGCGTTGTAGTTTCATCGCCGATAAATGAAGGAGACAGCGGCGGCCCGATACTGAACAAGGATGGAAAAGTGATCGGAATGATGTCATTCAGACTCAGAGATGATGACAACAACATAGTACAGGGCATGAGCTATGCTATACCTTCTAGTGAGATTGATAGCTATCTGCTCACGGTTCCTTCGTTAAACGAACGAGTAGAAATTGACCAATAA
- a CDS encoding serine hydroxymethyltransferase produces MMTDNGRFIRQKVMEHNKWFEECIPMIASENLMSPLAKEILISDFADRYAEGLPGKRYYQGNIYVDQVETKATELAKKIFEAGFADVRPVSGTVANMAVLFAFANPGDPITTCALAQGAHISTCEFGAFGQRGVRSINYPFNTEDMNLDVDGTIKLLKKERPKIAQFGLSVFLFPPPIKELNDTFTEIDCLVWEDCAHVLGLIAGGQFHKPFEDGVNIVSASTHKTFPGPNHGMILGANLTEEEEKKIQKAVFPGVTSSHHLHAMAALAMTLAEMEVFAKDYAAQTCKNARALGEALYELGIPVLCPDLGFTRSHAIALDVSAFGGGKDCAQLLEDANIICNKNMLPNDTSSVRPSGLRFGTQELTRAGMKESEMKAVAELVARVVKKKEDPKKVKEDVKALKKNFTSIKYCFNEGEPAYKYHKLVD; encoded by the coding sequence ATGATGACAGATAACGGTCGTTTCATCAGGCAGAAGGTAATGGAGCACAACAAATGGTTCGAGGAATGCATCCCCATGATCGCATCCGAGAACCTTATGAGCCCGCTTGCAAAAGAGATCCTGATATCAGATTTCGCGGACAGATACGCAGAGGGGCTTCCGGGAAAGAGATACTACCAGGGGAACATCTACGTCGACCAGGTAGAAACAAAAGCCACGGAGCTTGCAAAGAAGATATTCGAAGCGGGGTTCGCTGATGTGAGGCCTGTTTCGGGAACGGTAGCGAACATGGCGGTCCTTTTTGCGTTCGCTAACCCGGGGGATCCGATAACGACCTGCGCCCTCGCGCAAGGCGCACATATCTCTACATGCGAGTTCGGCGCCTTCGGGCAGAGAGGCGTACGTTCGATCAACTATCCGTTCAACACGGAGGACATGAACCTCGACGTGGACGGTACCATCAAACTGCTGAAAAAAGAAAGACCTAAGATCGCGCAGTTCGGCCTCTCCGTCTTCCTTTTCCCGCCTCCGATAAAGGAGCTTAACGACACATTCACCGAGATAGACTGTCTTGTCTGGGAGGATTGCGCGCATGTCCTCGGTCTCATCGCCGGAGGGCAGTTCCACAAACCGTTCGAAGACGGCGTCAACATTGTTTCGGCTTCGACACATAAGACATTCCCCGGACCTAACCACGGGATGATCCTCGGCGCGAACCTTACCGAAGAAGAAGAAAAGAAGATCCAGAAAGCGGTGTTCCCGGGAGTGACGTCAAGCCACCACCTCCACGCGATGGCCGCATTGGCGATGACGCTTGCGGAGATGGAGGTCTTTGCAAAGGACTATGCCGCACAGACGTGCAAGAACGCCAGGGCGCTGGGAGAGGCCCTCTACGAGCTGGGGATCCCTGTGCTCTGCCCTGATCTGGGATTCACGAGGTCTCATGCGATCGCCCTCGATGTCTCCGCATTCGGAGGCGGGAAGGACTGCGCGCAGCTCCTTGAGGACGCCAACATAATCTGCAACAAGAACATGCTCCCGAATGACACCAGTTCAGTAAGGCCTTCCGGTCTCAGGTTCGGCACCCAGGAGCTGACAAGGGCCGGCATGAAAGAAAGCGAAATGAAGGCCGTCGCCGAGCTTGTTGCCCGTGTAGTGAAGAAGAAAGAGGACCCGAAAAAAGTGAAGGAGGATGTAAAAGCCCTCAAGAAGAACTTCACTTCGATAAAATACTGCTTCAATGAAGGGGAACCCGCATACAAATATCATAAGCTCGTAGATTAA